A window from Nycticebus coucang isolate mNycCou1 chromosome X, mNycCou1.pri, whole genome shotgun sequence encodes these proteins:
- the L1CAM gene encoding neural cell adhesion molecule L1 isoform X3, with the protein MVAVLQYVWPLLLCSPCLFIEIPEELMEPPVITEQSPQRLVVFPTDDISLKCEASGKPEVQFRWTKDGIHFQPKEELGVTVQQLPHSGSFTITGNNSNFAQRFQGIYRCFASNKLGTAMSHKIQLMAEGAPKWPKETVKPVEVEEGESVILPCHPPPSAEPLRIYWMNSKILHIKQDERVTMGQNGNLYFANVITSDNHSDYICHAHFPGTRTIIQKEPIDLRVKATNSMIDRKPRLLFPTNSSSHLVALQGEPLVLECIAEGFPTPTIKWLRPSGPMPADRVTYQNHNKTLQLLNVGEEDDGEYRCLAENSLGSARHAYYITVEAAPYWLHKPQSHLYGPGETARLDCQVQGRPQPEVTWRINGIPVEELPKDQKYQIQRGALILSNVQPSDTMVTQCEAHNRHGVLLANAYIYVVQLPAKILTGDNQTYMAVEGSTAYLLCKAFGAPVPSVQWLGEEGMTVLQDERFFPYANGTLGIRDLQANDTGRYFCQAANDQNNVTIVANLQVKDATRIIQGPRSAIEKKGSRVTFTCQASFDPSLQPSITWRGDGGDLHELGDSDKYFIEDGRLVIHSLDYSDQGNYSCVASTELDMVESRAQLLVVGSPGLVPQLKLSDLHLLKQSQVRLSWSPAEDHNAPIEKYDIEFEDKEMAPEKWYSLGKVPGNQTSATLKLSPYVHYTFRVTAINKYGPGEPSSASETVVTPEAAPEKNPVDVKGEGNETNNMVITWKPLRWMDWNAPQVQYRVQWRPQGTRGIWQEQIVSNPFLVVSNTSTFVPYEIKVQAVNSQGKGPEPQVTIGYSGEDYPQASPELEGIQILNSSTVLVRWWPVDLAQVKGHLRGYSVTYWWERSQRKHSKRHVHKGHVIVPANTTSVILSGLRPYSSYHLEVKAFNGRGPGPALELTFSTPEGVPGHPEALHLECQSNTSLLLHWQPPLSHNGVLTGYVLSYHPLDEGGKEQLSFDLPDPELRTHNLTNLSPYLRYRFQLQATTKEGPGEAIVREGGTMALSGIQDFGNISAMAGENYSVVSWVPKEGQCNFGFHIWFKALGDEKAGAYLLPQYVSYNQSSYTQWDLQPDTDYEIHLLKERTLLHQMAVKTNGTGRVRLPTAGFTTEGWFIGFVSAMVLVLLLLLTLCFIKRSKGGKYSVWCGRGRLGPLQSTEDLKSRHKPEQGGSWPVCVSAVKDKEDTQVDSEARPMKDETFGEYRSLESDNEEKAFGSSQPSLNGDIKPLGSDDSLADYGGSVDVQFNEDGSFIGQYSGKKEKEAAGGNDSSGATSPINPAVALE; encoded by the exons ATGGTCGCAGTGCTGCAGTACGTGTGGCCTCTTCTCCTCTGCAGCCCCTGCCTGTTCATCGAGATCCCTGAGGAAT TGATGGAGCCACCTGTCATCACGGAACAGTCTCCACAGCGCCTGGTCGTCTTCCCCACAGATGACATCAGCCTCAAGTGTGAGGCCAGCGGCAAACCTGAAGTGCA GTTCCGCTGGACAAAGGATGGCATCCACTTCCAACCCAAGGAGGAGCTGGGCGTGACTGTGCAGCAGCTGCCCCACTCTGGCTCCTTCACCATCACGGGCAACAACAGCAACTTTGCCCAGAGATTCCAGGGCATCTATCGCTGCTTTGCCAGCAATAAGCTGGGCACTGCCATGTCCCACAAAATCCAGCTCATGGCTGAGG GTGCCCCCAAGTGGCCAAAGGAGACCGTGAAGCCtgtggaggtggaggaaggggagtcTGTAATCCTGCCTTGCCACCCTCCACCCAGTGCAGAGCCGCTCCGGATCTACTGGATGAACAGCA AGATCTTGCACATCAAACAAGATGAGCGTGTAACAATGGGTCAGAATGGCAACCTCTACTTTGCCAACGTGATCACCTCAGACAACCACTCAGACTACATCTGCCACGCCCACTTCCCTGGAACCCGGACCATCATACAGAAGGAGCCCATCGACCTCCGGGTCAAGGCCA ccaaCAGCATGATTGACAGGAAGCCACGCCTGCTCTTCCCCACCAACTCCAGCAGCCACCTGGTGGCCTTGCAGGGCGAGCCATTAGTCTTGGAATGCATCGCCGAGGGCTT CCCCACACCTACCATCAAGTGGCTGCGTCCTAGTGGCCCCATGCCAGCTGACCGAGTCACCTACCAGAACCACAACAAGACCCTACAGCTGCTGAATGTGGGTGAGGAAGACGATGGCGAGTATCGCTGCCTGGCCGAGAACTCACTGGGCAGTGCCCGGCATGCCTACTACATCACTGTGGAGG CGGCCCCGTACTGGCTGCACAAGCCCCAGAGCCACTTGTATGGCCCAGGAGAGACTGCCCGGCTAGACTGTCAAGTGCAGGGCCGGCCCCAACCAGAAGTCACCTGGAGAATCAATGGGATCCCTGTGGAGG AGCTGCCCAAGGACCAGAAGTACCAGATCCAGCGTGGTGCCCTGATCCTGAGCAACGTGCAGCCCAGTGACACCATGGTGACACAGTGCGAGGCCCACAACCGGCATGGAGTCCTGCTGGCCAATGCCTATATCTATGTTGTCC AGCTGCCTGCCAAGATCCTGACTGGAGACAACCAGACATACATGGCCGTTGAGGGCAGCACCGCCTACCTTCTGTGCAAGGCCTTTGGAGCCCCGGTGCCCAGTGTCCAATG GCTGGGAGAAGAAGGGATGACGGTGCTTCAGGATGAACGCTTCTTCCCCTATGCTAATGGGACCCTCGGCATCCGAGACCTCCAGGCCAATGACACAGGACGCTACTTCTGCCAGGCTGCCAATGACCAAAACAATGTGACCATTGTAGCTAACCTGCAGGTTAAAG ATGCAACTCGGATCATACAGGGGCCCCGGAGTGCAATCGAGAAGAAAGGCTCAAGGGTGACATTCACATGCCAGGCCTCCTTTGACCCTTCCTTGCAGCCCAGCATCACCTGGCGTGGGGATGGTGGAGACCTCCACGAGCTTGGGGACAGTGACAA GTACTTCATAGAGGATGGGCGCCTAGTCATTCACAGCCTGGACTACAGTGACCAGGGAAACTACAGCTGTGTGGCCAGCACTGAGCTGGACATGGTGGAGAGCAGGGCACAGCTCTTGGTGGTGG GGAGCCCTGGGCTGGTGCCCCAGCTTAAGCTGTCTGACCTCCACCTGCTGAAGCAGAGCCAGGTGCGCCTGTCCTGGAGCCCCGCAGAAGACCACAATGCCCCCATCGAGA AATATGACATTGAATTTGAGGACAAGGAAATGGCACCTGAGAAATGGTACAGTCTGGGCAAGGTGCCAGGAAACCAGACCTCTGCTactcttaagctgtcgccctatGTGCACTACACATTTAGAGTAACTGCCATCAACAAATATGGCCCGGGGGAGCCTAGCTCAGCCTCTGAGACTGTGGTCACACCTGAGGCAG CCCCAGAGAAGAACCCTGTGGACGTGAAGGGGGAAGGGAATGAGACCAACAACATGGTGATCACGTGGAAG CCACTCCGTTGGATGGATTGGAATGCACCCCAGGTTCAGTACCGCGTGCAATGGCGCCCTCAGGGGACTCGGGGCATCTGGCAGGAACAGATTGTGAGCAACCCGTTCCTGGTGGTGTCCAACACGTCCACCTTTGTGCCCTATGAGATCAAAGTTCAGGCAGTCAACAGCCAGGGCAAGGGCCCGGAGCCCCAGGTCACCATTGGCTACTCTGGGGAAGACT ACCCCCAGGCGAGCCCTGAGCTAGAAGGCATCCAGATCCTCAACTCGAGCACTGTGCTGGTCAGGTGGTGGCCTGTGGACCTGGCCCAGGTCAAGGGCCACCTCCGGGGATACAGT GTGACATACTGGTGGGAGCGCAGTCAGAGGAAGCACAGCAAGAGACACGTCCACAAGGGCCATGTGATAGTGCCTGCCAACACCACCAGTGTCATCCTCAGTGGTCTGCGGCCCTACAGCTCCTACCACCTGGAGGTGAAGGCCTTTAACGGGCGAGGGCCAGGGCCTGCCCTCGAGTTAACCTTCAGCACCCCGGAGGGAG TGCCGGGCCACCCTGAGGCATTGCACCTGGAGTGCCAGTCGAACACCAGCCTGCTGCTGCACTGGCAGCCCCCACTCAGCCACAACGGCGTTCTCACCGGCTACGTGCTCTCCTACCACCCCT TGGATGAGGGGGGCAAGGAGCAGCTGTCCTTCGACCTTCCGGACCCTGAGCTTCGAACTCACAACCTGACCAATCTCAGCCCCTACCTGCGATACCGCTTCCAGCTTCAGGCCACCACGAAGGAGGGCCCTGGCGAGGCCATTGTGCGGGAAGGAGGCACTATGGCCTTGTCTG GCATCCAGGATTTCGGCAACATCTCGGCCATGGCAGGTGAAAATTACAGCGTCGTCTCCTGGGTTCCCAAGGAGGGGCAGTGCAATTTCGGGTTCCACATCTGGTTCAAAGCCTTGGGAG ATGAGAAGGCAGGTGCCTACCTCTTGCCACAGTATGTCAGCTATAACCAGAGCTCCTACACGCAATGGGACCTGCAGCCCGACACCGACTACGAGATCCACCTGCTGAAAGAGAGGACGCTGCTGCACCAAATGGCCGTGAAGACCAATGGCACAG GCCGTGTAAGACTGCCCACTGCTGGCTTCACCACTGAGGGCTGGTTCATTGGCTTTGTCAGCGCCATGGTCCTGGtgctgctgctcctgctcacCCTCTGCTTCATCAAGCGCAGCAAGGGTGGCAAGTACTCAG TGTGGTGTGGTAGGGGCAGGCTGGGGCCCCTTCAGAGCACAGAGGACCTGAAGTCCAGGCACAAGCCAGAACAGGGAGGAAGCTGGCCTGTCTGTGTGTCTGCAGTGAAGGATAAGGAGGACACCCAGGTGGACTCTGAGGCCCGACCCATGAAAGACGAGACCTTTGGCGAGTACAG GTCCCTGGAGAG TGACAATGAGGAGAAGGCCTTTGGCAGTAGCCAGCCGTCTCTCAATGGAGACATCAAACCTCTGGGTAGTGATGACAGCCTGGCTGATTACGGGGGCAGCGTGGACGTGCAGTTCAACGAGGATGGCTCCTTCATCGGCCAATACAGTGGcaagaaggagaaggaggcagCAGGGGGCAATGACAGCTCAGGGGCCACCTCTCCCATCAACCCTGCCGTGGCCCTAGAATAG
- the L1CAM gene encoding neural cell adhesion molecule L1 isoform X6 translates to MVAVLQYVWPLLLCSPCLFIEIPEELMEPPVITEQSPQRLVVFPTDDISLKCEASGKPEVQFRWTKDGIHFQPKEELGVTVQQLPHSGSFTITGNNSNFAQRFQGIYRCFASNKLGTAMSHKIQLMAEGAPKWPKETVKPVEVEEGESVILPCHPPPSAEPLRIYWMNSKILHIKQDERVTMGQNGNLYFANVITSDNHSDYICHAHFPGTRTIIQKEPIDLRVKATNSMIDRKPRLLFPTNSSSHLVALQGEPLVLECIAEGFPTPTIKWLRPSGPMPADRVTYQNHNKTLQLLNVGEEDDGEYRCLAENSLGSARHAYYITVEAAPYWLHKPQSHLYGPGETARLDCQVQGRPQPEVTWRINGIPVEELPKDQKYQIQRGALILSNVQPSDTMVTQCEAHNRHGVLLANAYIYVVQLPAKILTGDNQTYMAVEGSTAYLLCKAFGAPVPSVQWLGEEGMTVLQDERFFPYANGTLGIRDLQANDTGRYFCQAANDQNNVTIVANLQVKDATRIIQGPRSAIEKKGSRVTFTCQASFDPSLQPSITWRGDGGDLHELGDSDKYFIEDGRLVIHSLDYSDQGNYSCVASTELDMVESRAQLLVVGSPGLVPQLKLSDLHLLKQSQVRLSWSPAEDHNAPIEKYDIEFEDKEMAPEKWYSLGKVPGNQTSATLKLSPYVHYTFRVTAINKYGPGEPSSASETVVTPEAAPEKNPVDVKGEGNETNNMVITWKPLRWMDWNAPQVQYRVQWRPQGTRGIWQEQIVSNPFLVVSNTSTFVPYEIKVQAVNSQGKGPEPQVTIGYSGEDYPQASPELEGIQILNSSTVLVRWWPVDLAQVKGHLRGYSVTYWWERSQRKHSKRHVHKGHVIVPANTTSVILSGLRPYSSYHLEVKAFNGRGPGPALELTFSTPEGVPGHPEALHLECQSNTSLLLHWQPPLSHNGVLTGYVLSYHPLDEGGKEQLSFDLPDPELRTHNLTNLSPYLRYRFQLQATTKEGPGEAIVREGGTMALSGIQDFGNISAMAGENYSVVSWVPKEGQCNFGFHIWFKALGDEKAGAYLLPQYVSYNQSSYTQWDLQPDTDYEIHLLKERTLLHQMAVKTNGTGRVRLPTAGFTTEGWFIGFVSAMVLVLLLLLTLCFIKRSKGGKYSVKDKEDTQVDSEARPMKDETFGEYSDNEEKAFGSSQPSLNGDIKPLGSDDSLADYGGSVDVQFNEDGSFIGQYSGKKEKEAAGGNDSSGATSPINPAVALE, encoded by the exons ATGGTCGCAGTGCTGCAGTACGTGTGGCCTCTTCTCCTCTGCAGCCCCTGCCTGTTCATCGAGATCCCTGAGGAAT TGATGGAGCCACCTGTCATCACGGAACAGTCTCCACAGCGCCTGGTCGTCTTCCCCACAGATGACATCAGCCTCAAGTGTGAGGCCAGCGGCAAACCTGAAGTGCA GTTCCGCTGGACAAAGGATGGCATCCACTTCCAACCCAAGGAGGAGCTGGGCGTGACTGTGCAGCAGCTGCCCCACTCTGGCTCCTTCACCATCACGGGCAACAACAGCAACTTTGCCCAGAGATTCCAGGGCATCTATCGCTGCTTTGCCAGCAATAAGCTGGGCACTGCCATGTCCCACAAAATCCAGCTCATGGCTGAGG GTGCCCCCAAGTGGCCAAAGGAGACCGTGAAGCCtgtggaggtggaggaaggggagtcTGTAATCCTGCCTTGCCACCCTCCACCCAGTGCAGAGCCGCTCCGGATCTACTGGATGAACAGCA AGATCTTGCACATCAAACAAGATGAGCGTGTAACAATGGGTCAGAATGGCAACCTCTACTTTGCCAACGTGATCACCTCAGACAACCACTCAGACTACATCTGCCACGCCCACTTCCCTGGAACCCGGACCATCATACAGAAGGAGCCCATCGACCTCCGGGTCAAGGCCA ccaaCAGCATGATTGACAGGAAGCCACGCCTGCTCTTCCCCACCAACTCCAGCAGCCACCTGGTGGCCTTGCAGGGCGAGCCATTAGTCTTGGAATGCATCGCCGAGGGCTT CCCCACACCTACCATCAAGTGGCTGCGTCCTAGTGGCCCCATGCCAGCTGACCGAGTCACCTACCAGAACCACAACAAGACCCTACAGCTGCTGAATGTGGGTGAGGAAGACGATGGCGAGTATCGCTGCCTGGCCGAGAACTCACTGGGCAGTGCCCGGCATGCCTACTACATCACTGTGGAGG CGGCCCCGTACTGGCTGCACAAGCCCCAGAGCCACTTGTATGGCCCAGGAGAGACTGCCCGGCTAGACTGTCAAGTGCAGGGCCGGCCCCAACCAGAAGTCACCTGGAGAATCAATGGGATCCCTGTGGAGG AGCTGCCCAAGGACCAGAAGTACCAGATCCAGCGTGGTGCCCTGATCCTGAGCAACGTGCAGCCCAGTGACACCATGGTGACACAGTGCGAGGCCCACAACCGGCATGGAGTCCTGCTGGCCAATGCCTATATCTATGTTGTCC AGCTGCCTGCCAAGATCCTGACTGGAGACAACCAGACATACATGGCCGTTGAGGGCAGCACCGCCTACCTTCTGTGCAAGGCCTTTGGAGCCCCGGTGCCCAGTGTCCAATG GCTGGGAGAAGAAGGGATGACGGTGCTTCAGGATGAACGCTTCTTCCCCTATGCTAATGGGACCCTCGGCATCCGAGACCTCCAGGCCAATGACACAGGACGCTACTTCTGCCAGGCTGCCAATGACCAAAACAATGTGACCATTGTAGCTAACCTGCAGGTTAAAG ATGCAACTCGGATCATACAGGGGCCCCGGAGTGCAATCGAGAAGAAAGGCTCAAGGGTGACATTCACATGCCAGGCCTCCTTTGACCCTTCCTTGCAGCCCAGCATCACCTGGCGTGGGGATGGTGGAGACCTCCACGAGCTTGGGGACAGTGACAA GTACTTCATAGAGGATGGGCGCCTAGTCATTCACAGCCTGGACTACAGTGACCAGGGAAACTACAGCTGTGTGGCCAGCACTGAGCTGGACATGGTGGAGAGCAGGGCACAGCTCTTGGTGGTGG GGAGCCCTGGGCTGGTGCCCCAGCTTAAGCTGTCTGACCTCCACCTGCTGAAGCAGAGCCAGGTGCGCCTGTCCTGGAGCCCCGCAGAAGACCACAATGCCCCCATCGAGA AATATGACATTGAATTTGAGGACAAGGAAATGGCACCTGAGAAATGGTACAGTCTGGGCAAGGTGCCAGGAAACCAGACCTCTGCTactcttaagctgtcgccctatGTGCACTACACATTTAGAGTAACTGCCATCAACAAATATGGCCCGGGGGAGCCTAGCTCAGCCTCTGAGACTGTGGTCACACCTGAGGCAG CCCCAGAGAAGAACCCTGTGGACGTGAAGGGGGAAGGGAATGAGACCAACAACATGGTGATCACGTGGAAG CCACTCCGTTGGATGGATTGGAATGCACCCCAGGTTCAGTACCGCGTGCAATGGCGCCCTCAGGGGACTCGGGGCATCTGGCAGGAACAGATTGTGAGCAACCCGTTCCTGGTGGTGTCCAACACGTCCACCTTTGTGCCCTATGAGATCAAAGTTCAGGCAGTCAACAGCCAGGGCAAGGGCCCGGAGCCCCAGGTCACCATTGGCTACTCTGGGGAAGACT ACCCCCAGGCGAGCCCTGAGCTAGAAGGCATCCAGATCCTCAACTCGAGCACTGTGCTGGTCAGGTGGTGGCCTGTGGACCTGGCCCAGGTCAAGGGCCACCTCCGGGGATACAGT GTGACATACTGGTGGGAGCGCAGTCAGAGGAAGCACAGCAAGAGACACGTCCACAAGGGCCATGTGATAGTGCCTGCCAACACCACCAGTGTCATCCTCAGTGGTCTGCGGCCCTACAGCTCCTACCACCTGGAGGTGAAGGCCTTTAACGGGCGAGGGCCAGGGCCTGCCCTCGAGTTAACCTTCAGCACCCCGGAGGGAG TGCCGGGCCACCCTGAGGCATTGCACCTGGAGTGCCAGTCGAACACCAGCCTGCTGCTGCACTGGCAGCCCCCACTCAGCCACAACGGCGTTCTCACCGGCTACGTGCTCTCCTACCACCCCT TGGATGAGGGGGGCAAGGAGCAGCTGTCCTTCGACCTTCCGGACCCTGAGCTTCGAACTCACAACCTGACCAATCTCAGCCCCTACCTGCGATACCGCTTCCAGCTTCAGGCCACCACGAAGGAGGGCCCTGGCGAGGCCATTGTGCGGGAAGGAGGCACTATGGCCTTGTCTG GCATCCAGGATTTCGGCAACATCTCGGCCATGGCAGGTGAAAATTACAGCGTCGTCTCCTGGGTTCCCAAGGAGGGGCAGTGCAATTTCGGGTTCCACATCTGGTTCAAAGCCTTGGGAG ATGAGAAGGCAGGTGCCTACCTCTTGCCACAGTATGTCAGCTATAACCAGAGCTCCTACACGCAATGGGACCTGCAGCCCGACACCGACTACGAGATCCACCTGCTGAAAGAGAGGACGCTGCTGCACCAAATGGCCGTGAAGACCAATGGCACAG GCCGTGTAAGACTGCCCACTGCTGGCTTCACCACTGAGGGCTGGTTCATTGGCTTTGTCAGCGCCATGGTCCTGGtgctgctgctcctgctcacCCTCTGCTTCATCAAGCGCAGCAAGGGTGGCAAGTACTCAG TGAAGGATAAGGAGGACACCCAGGTGGACTCTGAGGCCCGACCCATGAAAGACGAGACCTTTGGCGAGTACAG TGACAATGAGGAGAAGGCCTTTGGCAGTAGCCAGCCGTCTCTCAATGGAGACATCAAACCTCTGGGTAGTGATGACAGCCTGGCTGATTACGGGGGCAGCGTGGACGTGCAGTTCAACGAGGATGGCTCCTTCATCGGCCAATACAGTGGcaagaaggagaaggaggcagCAGGGGGCAATGACAGCTCAGGGGCCACCTCTCCCATCAACCCTGCCGTGGCCCTAGAATAG